In the genome of Doryrhamphus excisus isolate RoL2022-K1 chromosome 11, RoL_Dexc_1.0, whole genome shotgun sequence, one region contains:
- the tshz3a gene encoding teashirt homolog 3: MPRRKQEAPKRAAAYSPEELTKHAAEDEDSEASDPPSDPRDDLPVKDDIVEENADPAKIQACDRESAGAAEDIDSESHVSEISDCLSDVDSPPQKAEAAPLNGGTKTPPIGMDTLEHMKAIYSSFLTSPLWTPVSFNPKQTQLPPSVSTEKPTRSNSTSSSSSCSSSSYDWHQSAVAKTLQQNPPQSRHTAQSEPGLFSTVQLHRQNPKLFGSIFTGASKFRCKGCSAAYDTLVELTVHMNDTGHYRDDNQDKSGSGAKRWSKPRKRSLLEMEGKEDAQKVLKCMYCGHSFESLQDLSVHMIKTKHYQKVPLKEPMAPVATKILSSKKRSLVGLDLTPSQRSREGTPKAKHSHSESSEPSLKRSSSPYSTSTNRYAHQNGASYACQFESNKFQILKCMECGSSHNTLQELRTHMMVTGHFLRVTNSVGKRGKPLPEATSPNPGRVTTPTEPRVQSVPLAPSTFSPPPLQTTATSPAVSPPLKEIKREDVEEECTKPEVPGNEKIVTVSSRKDEDSDKEEKYDISKYSYLTEEDLKETPKGGLDILKSLENTVTSAINKAQSGNPSWGGYPSIHAAYQFPSAMKIQQSGMEKNSPMKFLFNGGDGVLSSLANNQPLISPPLTQSSPFPSNNFQAMEDLVKKVTEKVAKVEQRVKRLSPNRENRLSPCKSETGGPRNCEEAESPREFRAVTPAALERGNHSDRASPATDPKRETVRSPHDSGLKCSTAIITGHSPPEQPFVNPLSALQSVMSIHLGKAAKPSLPNQDPLSLLSRFSHSIAERAAVAAPPSQSKKSETVVGGGFCQSGDDQPMDLTKAKSEKVSAPLTPSSTASSISPSSLVTPAQLTVVSPYNSSSPLHENALSDISDMLRNLTQSQPVPKPVSRSRVNDKTEGLLSPCEDDDASLHGHKRKGRHSSWNPQHLLLLQAQFASTLRQTSEGKYIINDLSPQERMHVSRFTGLSMTTISHWLANVKYQLRRTGRTKFLKNLDSGQPVFFCSDCASQIRTPAAYVGHLEAHLGFRVRDLAKLSPKQTVRDSHGLSEKLSPLESSYVSPQEDCNANGTVYRCQLCVRKFATKHAIKLHLSKSHGKSPEDHLLFVCEVDKH; encoded by the coding sequence CTTATTCTCCCGAGGAGCTGACAAAGCACGCTGCAGAGGATGAGGACTCGGAAGCAAGCGACCCGCCCTCAGATCCTCGGGATGACCTTCCCGTGAAAGATGACATTGTCGAGGAAAACGCAGATCCTGCCAAGATCCAAGCATGTGACCGGGAGTCAGCGGGGGCCGCGGAGGACATTGACAGCGAGTCGCATGTGAGCGAGATCAGCGATTGTCTTTCAGACGTCGACAGCCCGCCTCAAAAAGCGGAAGCGGCGCCTCTAAACGGCGGCACTAAGACGCCCCCCATCGGGATGGACACCTTAGAACATATGAAGGCTATCTACTCCAGCTTCCTAACAAGTCCGCTATGGACGCCTGTGAGTTTCAACCCCAAACAAACGCAGTTACCGCCATCGGTTTCCACGGAGAAGCCGACTCGTAGCAATAGCACGAGTAGCAGCAGTAGCTGCAGTAGCAGCAGCTACGACTGGCATCAGTCCGCCGTAGCGAAAACGCTTCAACAGAATCCGCCGCAGAGTCGCCACACCGCTCAATCCGAACCCGGACTCTTCAGCACAGTCCAGCTCCACAGGCAAAACCCAAAACTGTTTGGTTCAATCTTTACGGGGGCTAGCAAGTTTCGTTGCAAGGGTTGCAGCGCCGCTTACGATACGTTGGTTGAACTCACCGTTCATATGAACGATACGGGTCACTACCGAGACGACAACCAGGACAAGTCAGGAAGCGGCGCAAAACGTTGGTCCAAACCGCGAAAACGGTCGCTTTTGGAAATGGAAGGCAAGGAAGACGCCCAGAAGGTTTTGAAGTGCATGTACTGCGGTCACTCCTTTGAATCGCTTCAGGATCTCAGCGTCCACATGATCAAGACCAAACATTATCAGAAAGTGCCTCTGAAGGAGCCGATGGCCCCGGTGGCTACGAAAATCCTGTCATCGAAAAAACGGTCCCTCGTGGGGTTAGATCTGACGCCCTCGCAACGTTCCAGAGAAGGAACCCCGAAAGCTAAGCACTCGCATTCAGAATCGAGCGAACCCTCACTGAAACGGTCGTCCAGCCCTTACTCGACGTCTACCAATCGATACGCTCACCAGAACGGTGCCAGCTACGCTTGCCAGTTTGAATCCAACAAATTCCAAATCCTCAAATGCATGGAGTGCGGGAGTTCCCACAATACTTTGCAAGAACTGAGAACCCACATGATGGTAACCGGACACTTTTTAAGGGTGACTAACTCTGTGGGGAAGAGAGGGAAGCCGCTCCCTGAAGCCACGTCGCCCAATCCCGGTAGAGTCACTACACCAACGGAACCGAGAGTTCAATCCGTTCCGCTAGCACCCTCGACCTTCTCGCCTCCACCTCTTCAAACCACCGCAACTTCCCCTGCTGTCTCTCCTCCTCTTAAGGAGATCAAACGGGAGGACGTTGAGGAGGAGTGCACCAAACCGGAGGTCCCTGGAAATGAAAAAATAGTCACGGTTTCATCCAGGAAGGACGAAGATTCCGACAAGGAGGAAAAATACGACATATCAAAGTATAGCTATCTTACCGAAGAGGACTTGAAGGAGACTCCTAAAGGGGGTTTGGATATTCTAAAATCTTTGGAAAACACGGTGACATCCGCGATCAACAAGGCCCAGAGTGGGAACCCAAGCTGGGGTGGCTATCCCAGCATCCATGCAGCGTACCAGTTCCCCAGTGCCATGAAGATCCAACAGAGCGGCATGGAAAAGAACTCCCCGATGAAGTTCCTATTCAACGGGGGCGACGGAGTCTTGTCGTCGCTCGCCAACAACCAGCCTCTAATCAGCCCCCCGCTTACACAGTCGTCCCCCTTTCCCAGCAACAACTTCCAGGCGATGGAGGACTTGGTGAAGAAAGTGACTGAGAAAGTAGCAAAAGTAGAACAAAGGGTGAAGAGGTTGTCTCCCAACAGGGAGAACCGTCTCTCGCCGTGTAAAAGTGAAACAGGAGGACCGCGTAACTGCGAGGAGGCTGAGTCACCTCGGGAATTCAGGGCAGTCACCCCGGCCGCCCTTGAAAGGGGGAACCATAGCGACCGAGCGTCCCCGGCAACAGATCCCAAGAGAGAGACAGTCAGGTCCCCGCATGACTCGGGTTTGAAATGCAGCACCGCTATCATCACGGGTCATAGTCCTCCAGAGCAGCCCTTCGTCAACCCCCTAAGCGCTCTTCAGTCCGTAATGAGCATTCATTTGGGGAAAGCGGCCAAGCCCTCCTTGCCGAACCAAGATCCCTTGAGTTTGCTGTCCAGGTTCAGCCACAGCATCGCGGAAAGAGCCGCGGTGGCCGCGCCTCCGTCGCAGAGCAAGAAGTCTGAAACCGTCGTGGGCGGCGGTTTTTGTCAATCCGGTGATGACCAACCGATGGACCTTACGAAAGCGAAAAGCGAGAAAGTGTCCGCTCCCTTAACGCCTTCTTCCACCGCCTCTTCCATTTCACCGTCCTCTCTCGTCACCCCCGCGCAGCTAACGGTGGTTTCTCCGTATAACTCCAGCAGTCCTTTACACGAGAATGCGCTCTCTGATATCTCAGACATGCTAAGGAACCTGACGCAGTCGCAACCAGTACCCAAACCGGTGTCCAGATCGCGGGTCAACGATAAAACCGAGGGTCTGCTCTCTCCGTGCGAGGACGACGATGCGTCTCTGCACGGACACAAACGCAAGGGTCGTCACTCCAGCTGGAACCCACAGCACCTGCTCCTCCTTCAGGCGCAGTTTGCGTCCACTTTGAGGCAGACCTCCGAGGGGAAATACATCATCAACGATCTCAGCCCCCAGGAACGAATGCACGTGTCCCGATTTACTGGTCTCTCCATGACCACCATTAGCCACTGGCTAGCGAATGTCAAGTACCAGCTCCGAAGAACAGGCAGAACTAAGTTCTTAAAGAATTTAGACTCCGGTCAGCctgtatttttttgcagtgaCTGCGCCTCGCAGATCCGAACCCCGGCAGCGTATGTCGGTCACCTGGAAGCTCACTTGGGTTTCCGAGTCAGGGACCTAGCTAAGCTCTCCCCCAAACAAACCGTCAGGGACTCCCACGGTTTGAGTGAGAAACTGTCACCCCTGGAGTCGTCGTACGTGTCGCCGCAAGAGGACTGCAACGCTAACGGAACCGTGTACCGTTGCCAGCTCTGTGTCCGCAAATTTGCCACTAAGCACGCGATTAAACTTCACCTCAGTAAGAGTCACGGGAAGTCGCCGGAGGATCACTTGCTTTTTGTGTGCGAAGTCGACAaacactag